The sequence below is a genomic window from Coffea arabica cultivar ET-39 chromosome 8e, Coffea Arabica ET-39 HiFi, whole genome shotgun sequence.
tagtactttattcatataatagaAGAAACCCGTAAAGAGTTAGTAAAAagtgggtaatttctttttttactttcacgtatttaatttatgttaaatacaaaacctactagttttcctttcatAATAATATTAGTgaaacactttttgaatttcacttataaacatttatgtatttaatataaattaaatgattcaaagtAAAGTGCTCATAAATAGCTAgtactttattcatataatgGAAGAAACTCGTAACGAACTGGTATGTTATGGacaatttttcttttactttcaaatacttCATTTATATTTAAGGGAGGTTACTGCTATTTCTGTAAAAATATTTGTGTAAtggcttttgaattttatttgcaaatattatgtatttaacataaattaaatgattcaaaataaaatgcccATACAAACCTGATACTTGGTTCATGTAATagagaaaagccataaagagttggtactttatgggatatttctttttttaaaaatatttaatttatgttaaatatttaacttactaatttttttttcgtaagaaattactataacactttttgaattttacttaaaaacatttatatatttattataaattgaATGTTTGAGAGTATATGTCCACAAAAAGCTGTAagattaaaatatttaattgttttaatttctttactttaaatttttttccttttatcagcTAAATAAGGTAACAGTAGAAACAAGGGTATTATTGGCAACTGATGAAGTCAACTAGTGACTTCTGACCCCACAATCACTTGAGGGGTGGTAAGAGAGATTTCCAAAATGTGGGGGGAGCTTAGTGATATTtcaagaaacctcaggggaggtttctgatattatcccttcTGAATATTGGTGAATTAGTGATGACGTGACAAATTGTGTTTCACTCGATTTAGGGTGGGGCCTTGATGGTGTCTTCATAAGTTTTTGGTGTATTGGTCCTTTACATTTTGGCAGACATTGAAGTGAGTTACTAGATTTGCCCTTTACATATTAATCATGTGATTTGCACCTGACTTATTCCAGCCAAAATTTGATCAGAAAGGTGACAGGGGACGAAAAGTAAGCACTTTTTATTTGTTAGGAACTAAAATCGTTCGTTTTGATTCTGAGGGACTAAATTTTCACATCAGCGATATGTGGGGGACTACTGGTGCAgtttttccttaaaaatataTGATATTAAGTAATAAGTGAATAATTTGTCACTTATTTTTTAGAGCAAGTTTTGTCTATAAAATTTATGGCACTTGTTTAatttaaatgttcaatttttggtcaTCAAACGCGTCTAAACATATTAAAATCTGAATTTATAaagtttaagtgttgaattggattatcaatcAGGACTTAAATATTGATCTTCACTCCATGATTAAATAGTGTCACCTTCGCACCacccaaaacttgagttttggttaTATTTGACCACTTTGACTTAAggtaaaaaaggaaataaacaaCTATTCTTCGACGAATTTTACTAACTAGCAATTAAAGATGgaccaaataaaagaaagggcAAAATATCTTACCAGCCATTAACTATATCCTGCATGAATTTTTGattatcaaattatttttcGTTTCAAGTCGACCACTCAATTAACTAATTAGTATACTTTAATTTACAAATTAAACCCAACACGTGCAACTCATGTGTCAAAACCTAAGGCTAAATATGTCCACTGAATTTCTTGATCCGAACGCAAAAAACTTTGGCAGCATTAAACTATTCCACTTGTACACCTTTGGccactcaaatatatttttttgtttcaattcaGTCACTAAACTCTTAAATCATTATGCTAGTGGTCACTTCCTCAAATGTTGCTGTTAATGCTAATGGAATAAGTTCTATTTGCATTTCACGTGTCAAAAAATAAGATCAATTCTTTAGGTTCTTCTCTCATCTAGAGTTTTAGATTTTTcaattaacaaaaaattaaatttagaaTATATAATAGTTACTTTAATAGATTCCAATTTTTaacttttgacaaaaaaattataTGCTCAAGTTCTTTGCAAATTAATTCTAAGAACCCTGAAACTAAATGAAACTAGTAGATCTAATGACAAAATTTGAATGgttggacaaaaaaaaagacaaaatttgaatgaaaaatcgttaaaaatatattatttgtgtAGTTCAATGGCTGTTTAAGATTTTTGTATCATTTATTTGGATGAATTTACCTATGATCTTTTGCATGTGCAGTGCACATGTAACTCATTCGGTTAGTGTTAACAACGAATTTGGTCGGATTGGCCACTAACATACACATTTGTGAGTTGAGTAGAACAATTTAGTGACCgttgaattttgaaataaaatatttatccTTAGGTTTTGAAATGTGAGTTGCACATGTTAAATTTACTTTTGTAAATTAAAAGCAAAATATGATTTTGACTTGTGAGTTGTGTGTGTTAAGTTTAATTTGTAAATTAAAAGTAAATTTGATGAAATGGCCATGGGTATACGGATTAATCGATTAGTTAGTTACTGAATTAGGATGAAAAATAGTTTGACGGTAAAAAAATAGACGAGGAAAATAGTTCAATGGCCGCGAGATATTTTACTCTGGATACAAATCTGAGGAATTTGTTTCATCCTCCTGGGGACCAGATTGTCGATTGTGTGATTCTTCTTCTCCAACAAAGCAGCCATTGCTACAACATATATGCTAGTCTTGTATTCACTGGCGCTGGCAATGGCCTCAGAGTCGGTCATTTCTGCCAAGGCCGGCGGATGAACTACCCGAGAATTATTCCtcgaaaaatttcaagaaacagACTTTCTTTTACCCTTTCATCTGCTTCACAATATCTCAATTGGAAAATTTAAGGATACAGATAAGCAGCGTAATGGGATTATTTTGGAGCCTGATTGACATGAGTGTGGATTTGAACGGGGGATTACATGCTGTAATCAAAGGTATTAAGCTCCCTATCCTTTCATCAGTCAACATAGCTTTATTTCAAATACTAACTAGTCTTCTACCAAAAAAACGAAATTTGTCTGTCTTGTTAATGCAACCCCTAATTTTTGGATGCATGGACTTTGATAAATAGAGAGTATTGGTCCTATTGGATGCTATGCATCGTGGTTGATGGCTGGTAGTATGCGTGAAAAATTACAGACACCAATTGTTCGACTAAATGCCTGAGATGTACAATAACTGGAAATGTCAACAACGAGTCTTATTCAATAGGTAAATTCCAGGCATTGGCTGTAAGTCTTATTGTTTTGTtgatattcttttttattttggttatgCATGAGTTTGTTCAATAGGTTCTGGAGTCTATGATGAATTTTGAGCTTCTCTAGTAGTAATACATAGACCATCCTAGTGTAAATAGTATTTCTCTAAGGTAAGTTTTATAATTGACTGTATACTTAATCCCTGTACAGGTTATCGATTATGATGAACAGGGTCGAAACGTGCATTTTAAAGAACTATTGAATTCCTCAATCCAATTTTACAGTTGACTGCTTATTTTCTTCCCAGTGCTTTCTATTTGGCAAaatgaagaaaggaaaacatTTCGAGCACTCCAAACATTTAGTATCAGAACAACAGAAAACAGAACAAGAGGAACAAAAGAATATATGCATATATACACAAAACTACCATACCAAAAAATGAGAAGCATTTTATCAGACAACTCTTGGCTTGGAAGAGGATGTCAGATTAAAAACTTAGACAACATAATCCCTCCTGATGCTACAATCAATTACACTCCATCATACTCCAAAATTCAGACAATcctttaatgattttttttacttgtaaattttccTCTGAAAAAATGGTGGTGttctgagagagagagggagggagggagggagggagatttttttttttctctcaaaagcAATGCCTTTTAAATATTGAGGAATGATAAAATAATGGATTTTTGGTAGTTGATTGGCGGGagaagagatggaggaaaatttCTTAGAGATGGAACAAAAACGCTGTCAAGTATGTTTTATTTCAGCCACCATTTATGGAGTTATTTTAGATATTTGGGTGGGATAAAAAGAGTATGACATCATGGGCACAAGGTGGATGCATTTTGGCTGTCGTTTTGGTCTTTGATGACTCTTTTGAATCCTGGCCGTGAAATGGTCTGAAATGGAAAGTTGTCGAATTGCAAGGCCCTGTAGTGGATCCTTTATGATAATAAGGTCAGCTTTTCACCAACTTTACTTCCTTACCATATAAGCAGCAGAACAgaactaagaaaaaaaatagccTTGCTTTGCATTACCGgcttttgacttctttttgccGATTTTCAAGAAGTTCACTTGCATCCCTTCTCCATTCTCCGGTGAATTAAGATGGCAAACCCACAAGCAAGAGCCAACCTGGCCACACAAGCTCAGAGCCAGAGGAATTTGAAGTTTTGCAAGGTCTTTGATGCTAACAAGTACTTCAACAAACTGGTAAATTTTTCTTTCAGATTTATTTGTTCTTTTTTGGGATTTCTGGTGATGTGAATCTTAGTATAGGCATGATTTGGTTTATCACAACATTCTTTTTGTACTTTTTGGCTTAAATTTTCTTTCAAATATATGGGCAGTCGTGTAGTTTGAGTTTTATGGTTTCAGATTACAGAATTTGATGAATTATTATGGAAATCTTAGTAATTTTTGTCTCATAACCCCAAATGGGATGTTTTCAGTATCATGGAAGAACAGGAGGAACGAGATGAATATTAGGATTCCTAGAAAACCTAATTCTGGAAATTCTGAATAAAATCTTTCTTATTTGTACTACTATCCATTTAATACACACTGGAATTATTTTGGTAGTAGTAGGAAGGTTGCTAGAACCAGTAACAATGGTTTTATTTGGCACCCAGCTGTAACttatcaaaacaaaaataaaattgaacttTGTAGGCttgaaaaaaatatgaaatttattgCAGGATCCTTCATCATAAATAGATTCTAGAGTAGTGAAATCCTGATACTGAATTACAAGTTTGATTTTGGGAATGTAGTAACTTGAAAAGTATGATGGAAAATCACATAAATAACCTGAAGAGCAAGTGAGGAATGATGTCATGCATCGACATTTCCATATTAATTCTTGATTCGAACACAAAAGAGCCTTAAGGCATTGGAGCAGTGATAACCTTATAGCTAGGATAGGTTGACAGTCCATGAGTGGGATTGGAAGAGGTGCCTAAAGGAAAAGTTTATGTTCTTAATTCTGAAACTACTTCGCTTCCTTATGTATAAAATTTAAAAGCTAATTTGGTGTACTTGATAGAGTACTAAATACTGCCTCAATCTTTTCTTATGAAAATCAATTACCATTTATTAGTTTCAGATATGTagtgctttctttctttctttggtaGCATGAATTTCATGAAGTGGATACATTATGCGTTACCAACATTAAAATTTCGTCACTAATTTCTCTGAATAAGAATTTAGTAATCTGGACGTGGATTTAGCACTCAGTTTTTTCTGTAAGCAGCAAGATGATGTCAACAAAACTGATATTGGGTCACGTTTGGATAGTTATTTGATCTATATATGACACATTTCTGAATAGTGTATATTTGTCTTCTTTTTAACTATGTTGCATGTTTTCTTAATAGCATATTCCCTCAGCATATGCTTCATATATGCGAGGAAATTTGCCAGATAGAGCAGTGCTCAGGGATTGCGATGGGAACATGTGGGCTGTGGAACTTGCTAAAGTTGGAAGTGAGTGGTTTTTCCAAGAGGGCTGGGCCAAGGTGGTTCAAGATAATTTGATTGAACATCAAGACTTTCTTGTTTTCCTATTTGATGGTGAGAAAGTTTTTGATTTCACAATCATTGGAAATAATTTATTGGAAAAGGAGGGAGTTGGTAGTTTGAAGTTTCAGTTGGAGGTGGAAAAAGGAAACGGGAATGGAGAGAAGGCACAGGAACTCAATGATATGAATGGAGACAATCTGATTGGGGAGAAAGAACAACCACTCAATGGTGTGAAAAGAGACTTTCAGAAGTCAACAAGTCCTACCAGTGGCTCAAGGAAATACAGAAGTGAAAAGAATGGTAAGGTTATGATGGTGTTGTTTCATTGTTCAGAATGCTTTTTCCTTGCATGTGGTTTTCTGTATGTTTTTTATGCAGATACTAATGTAAATGCTTCATTTGTAGGGCAAGAAGGCGCTTCAGCTAGTGATGGGATAAACAAGAAGGCCAGACATGACTTGTATGGTGCAAGCATTTTCAGATCAGGAGAGCATGCCCTGCCTGAGAATCCTTATTTTGTCACAAGGATTAGGACAAAGAGACAGAATGCTTTGGTACGATAATTTGCAATGTCCTTATTGATATCCCTTGTAGAATTTATCTGTATAATACATTTAAGTTTTTATCTGTTATTTGTACCTGCTTGATTTTAGTTACTAATTTGTATTCTTCTTATACTCGTTGTTGTGCAAAatgccttatatatatatatatatatatatatatatatatatatatatatatatatatataattgttgTGCAAGGAGGATGATTCTTCTCCTACTGGTTTGGTGATGCTCTTGCAGAACTACTACTACCTGTGACAGTTGATTACATGGATAGTGCTATCTTCATGTTTGACCGTGTAACATCAATGTGAATAATTAAAGCTCTTTAGAACGACATCAAACACACAACTTTTGGTTCCAATATGGGGAGATGGAGAGGATCAAATAGGAGTAACCATTGTACATTTTCTTATCTGATAGAGCATTGATCAGTTCCTTAATCTGGGCATTTGTATTCTCTCTGTGTATGGCCATGAAATCAGAAGCTAGATTTCCCTTCACCCAGGGAAAGGATAGTAAGTTCAGGTTCAGTTTAGTTTTCTACGGTGAGCACTGTTGGgttattttttatcatttatgaTGCATATCTGGATGAAAAGATGTGTTAATTCCAAGGGTTCGTTCTTCTTCTACGGATAGATAGATACCTTTTGGATTACTTATCACCAAACTCCCCAGATTGCAACAGCAATGGAAAAAGGATATTCTTTTGGACTTATGGAGGTCTTTGTTCCACATTTCATTTTATAATGCGC
It includes:
- the LOC113703191 gene encoding B3 domain-containing protein At5g57720-like isoform X1, which encodes MANPQARANLATQAQSQRNLKFCKVFDANKYFNKLHIPSAYASYMRGNLPDRAVLRDCDGNMWAVELAKVGSEWFFQEGWAKVVQDNLIEHQDFLVFLFDGEKVFDFTIIGNNLLEKEGVGSLKFQLEVEKGNGNGEKAQELNDMNGDNLIGEKEQPLNGVKRDFQKSTSPTSGSRKYRSEKNGQEGASASDGINKKARHDLYGASIFRSGEHALPENPYFVTRIRTKRQNALFIPIDVIKDFRLDLPENMTLRDPLGRTWPAYLRTWKDGRAYYSGGWDNLCKVNSIDEEDDCVCEFVPGRGPEKPVMQIQIIRHKNAPETCD
- the LOC113703191 gene encoding putative B3 domain-containing protein At5g66980 isoform X2, producing the protein MWAVELAKVGSEWFFQEGWAKVVQDNLIEHQDFLVFLFDGEKVFDFTIIGNNLLEKEGVGSLKFQLEVEKGNGNGEKAQELNDMNGDNLIGEKEQPLNGVKRDFQKSTSPTSGSRKYRSEKNGQEGASASDGINKKARHDLYGASIFRSGEHALPENPYFVTRIRTKRQNALFIPIDVIKDFRLDLPENMTLRDPLGRTWPAYLRTWKDGRAYYSGGWDNLCKVNSIDEEDDCVCEFVPGRGPEKPVMQIQIIRHKNAPETCD